The proteins below come from a single Mauremys reevesii isolate NIE-2019 linkage group 6, ASM1616193v1, whole genome shotgun sequence genomic window:
- the LOC120408170 gene encoding myogenesis-regulating glycosidase-like — translation MYTFLPDSFNPVKPKPSKELKPMIGAVVVGLILFIAAVVAWCYYTASLKKAERLKTELMDLRKDGFIIKNHNGEVVFRLAFQSGTLDLESCSKEGEILTCTRSDRGKLNFFIQTVKPKDTVMCYRVRWEEFVVDTVVEHTMFWEDAHWYGGCEMSVQHWPIRLPGYQEPMPFVTSDVYSFRGSFGGILERYWLSSKAAAIKINGSVPFHLGFNASERSLFFQARYKDSPYKPPLGQQPFPELSYRVCVGSDVTSIHKYMVRRYFNKPSKIPAENAFRYPIWSTWALYKNDIDQDKLLRFAEKIKKYRFNCSHIEIDDTYTQTYGDFDFDPVKFPNVTEMFKTLKNEGFKVTLWTHPFINYNSSNFGVGIERQLFIKEPTGKLPAMVKWWNGIGAILDFTNPTAREWFQSHLKQLRSKYGIASFKFDAGEVSYLPKQFSTFRPLSDPSIWSRRYTEMAIPFYELAEVRVGYQSQNISCFFRIIDRDSVWGYELGLKSLIPTVLTISMLGYPFISADMIGGNFFPNKTEGAVEIPDQELYIRWLELSAFMPSMQFSIPPWLYDKEVIEIAQKFTELHESLVAPLLLELAGEVTNTGDPIIRPIWWISPRDEFAHKIDSQFLIGDTLMVAPVLELGKQERDVYLPAGKWRSYKGELFEKTPVLLTDYPVDLDEVAYFVWVS, via the coding sequence ATGTACACGTTCCTGCCTGACAGCTTCAACCCGGTGAAGCCGAAGCCGTCCAAGGAGCTGAAGCCAATGATCGGTGCAGTCGTCGTCGGGCTCATCTTGTTCATTGCGGCGGTGGTGGCGTGGTGCTACTACACGGCGTCTCTCAAGAAGGCGGAGCGGCTAAAGACGGAATTGATGGACCTGAGGAAGGATGGGTTCATCATCAAAAACCACAACGGGGAGGTGGTCTTCAGACTGGCCTTCCAGTCGGGCACCCTCGACCTGGAGTCCTGCTCAAAAGAAGGGGAAATTTTAACCTGCACCAGGTCGGACAGAGGGAAGCTGAATTTCTTCATTCAGACAGTCAAGCCCAAGGACACAGTGATGTGCTACCGCGTCCGCTGGGAGGAGTTTGTGGTGGACACGGTGGTCGAGCACACCATGTTTTGGGAGGACGCTCACTGGTACGGGGGCTGTGAAATGAGCGTCCAGCACTGGCCAATCAGACTCCCAGGGTACCAGGAGCCCATGCCCTTTGTGACGAGTGACGTGTATTCCTTCAGGGGCAGCTTTGGAGGCATCTTGGAAAGGTACTGGCTGTCCTCGAAAGCGGCGGCTATAAAAATCAACGGCTCGGTGCCCTTCCACCTGGGGTTTAACGCCAGTGAACGGTCGCTCTTCTTTCAAGCCAGGTATAAGGATTCTCCCTACAAACCTCCCCTGGGGCAGCAGCCTTTCCCGGAGCTGAGCTACCGTGTCTGCGTCGGCTCGGATGTGACCTCCATTCACAAATACATGGTGCGCAGGTACTTTAACAAGCCTTCTAAGATCCCGGCAGAAAACGCCTTCCGGTACCCCATCTGGTCTACATGGGCTCTGTACAAAAACGATATTGACCAGGATAAGCTGTTGCGTTTTGCAGAAAAGATTAAAAAGTACCGGTTTAATTGCAGCCATATTGAAATCGACGACACCTACACACAGACTTATGGCGATTTCGACTTTGATCCGGTAAAGTTCCCTAATGTGACAGAAATGTTCAAAACGCTGAAAAACGAGGGATTTAAAGTTACCCTGTGGACTCATCCCTTTATAAACTACAATTCCTCCAATTTTGGAGTGGGGATAGAGCGGCAGCTCTTTATCAAGGAGCCGACAGGGAAACTCCCCGCGATGGTGAAATGGTGGAATGGCATTGGCGCCATATTGGATTTTACCAATCCCACAGCCAGGGAGTGGTTTCAGAGCCACCTGAAACAACTGCGGTCGAAGTACGGCATAGCGTCCTTTAAATTTGATGCTGGTGAGGTGAGCTACCTTCCAAAGCAGTTCAGCACCTTCAGGCCCTTGTCGGATCCCAGCATCTGGTCCAGACGGTACACGGAAATGGCCATTCCGTTCTACGAGCTCGCCGAAGTCAGGGTCGGCTACCAGTCCCAAAACATCTCATGCTTCTTCCGCATCATTGACCGCGACTCGGTTTGGGGATATGAGCTTGGCCTCAAGTCCCTGATCCCTACCGTGCTCACCATTAGCATGCTGGGATACCCTTTCATTTCAGCTGACATGATTGGTGGGAATTTTTTCCCCAACAAGACAGAAGGTGCTGTTGAAATCCCGGACCAGGAGCTGTACATCCGGTGGCTGGAGCTTTCGGCCTTCATGCCCTCCATGCAGTTCTCCATACCCCCCTGGCTCTATGACAAGGAAGTGATTGAGATTGCACAGAAGTTCACAGAGCTGCATGAGTCCCTGGTTGCCCCTCTCCTGTTGGAACTGGCTGGAGAGGTCACCAACACGGGAGACCCCATCATACGGCCCATCTGGTGGATTTCTCCCCGTGATGAATTCGCTCACAAGATCGACTCCCAGTTCCTCATTGGGGACACCCTCATGGTGGCCCCTGTCCTGGAGCTGGGCAAGCAAGAGCGAGATGTGTACCTCCCGGCCGGCAAATGGCGCAGTTACAAAGGGGAGCTGTTTGAGAAGACCCCAGTCCTGTTAACAGACTATCCCGTTGACTTGGACGAAGTTGCTTATTTCGTCTGGGTATCTTAA